A region of the Wenzhouxiangella sp. XN24 genome:
ACGGAATCCGGGTTCAGCCGCGGGGTCGTGCGGGGCTCGCCGCCGGTGTCTCCCGACACGCCGAAACGCTTCGCCGTGGCGTATCACCTCCTGTCGCTCAGTCTCAATCATCGCCTGCGGCTGCGTTGCTACCCGGCGCCGGGCGATCCGCCGCGGCTGCCGACCGTGAACGATGTCTGGCCCGCCGCCAACTGGCTTGAGCGGGAGGCGTTCGACCTGTTCGGCGTCCTGTTCGACGGCCATCCGGACCTGCGCCGGATCCTCACGGACTACGGTTTCATCGGCCATCCTTTCCGCAAGGATTTCCCGTTGATCGGCCAGGTGCAGGTGCGCTACGACGCGGACGAGAAGCGGGTCGTTTACGAGCCCGTGGATATCGAGCCGCGCACGCTGGTGCCGAGGGTCATCCGTGACGACCACCGCTATGACCCGGCCATGAAGGACTGATCGATGGCCGAGATCCGCAGCTTCACGATGAACTTCGGCCCGCAGCATCCGGCGGCGCACGGGGTCCTGCGCCTCGTGCTGGAGATGGACGGCGAGACGATCCAGAAGGCCGATCCGCACATCGGGCTGCTGCATCGCGCGACCGAAAAGCTGGCGGAAAGCAAGCCGTTCAACCAGTCCATCGGTTACATGGACCGGCTCGATTACACCTCGATGATGTGCAACGAACACGCCTACGTGCTGGCGATCGAGCGCCTGCTCGGCGTCGAGCCGCCGCTTCGGGCGCAATACATCCGCGTCATGTTCGACGAGATCACGCGAATCCTGAATCACCTGATGTGGCTCGGCGCGCATGGCCTGGACATCGGCGCGATGACGATGTTCCTCTACTGCTTCCGCGAGCGCGAGGATCTCATGGACTGCTACGAGGCGGTGTCCGGCACGCGCATGCACGCGACGTACTACCGGCCCGGGGGGGTACACCGCGACCTGCCTCTGGAAATGCCCCGCTACGAGGGTTCGCGGTTTCGCAGCAAGAAGGCGACGGACAAGCTCAACGAGGCGCGCTCCGGCTCGCTGCTGGATTTTATCGAGGACTTCACGGACCGTTTCCCGGCCTGCGTCGACGACTACGAAACGCTGCTCACGGACAACCGGATCTGGAAGCAGCGGACGGTGAACATCGGCGTCGTCTCCCCGGAACGGGCCGTGGCGCTGGGGTTCACCGGGCCGATGCTGCGCGGCTCCGGAATCGCCTGGGACCTGCGCAAGAAGCAGCCGTACGAGGTTTATTCCGAGATGGATTTCGACATTCCCGTCGGGACCAACGGGGATTGCTACGACCGTTACCTCGTGCGGGTGGAGGAACTGCGCCAGTCCAATCGCATCATCCGCCAGTGCGTGCGCTGGCTGCGGGAGAATCCCGGCCCGGTCTCGATCGCCGACCAGAAGATCGTGCCGCCGCGCCGCGTCGACATGAAGGACGACATGGAATCCCTGATTCATCATTTCAAGCTCTACACCGAGGGATACTGCGTTCCCGAGGGCGAGGTCTACGCGGCCATCGAGGGACCGAAAGGCGAGTTCGGTTGCTACCTCGTCTCCGATGGCGCCAACAAGCCGTACCGCGTCAAGTTGCGCCCGCCCGGTTTCATTCACATGGCGGCACTCGACGAGATGGTCCGGGGGCACATGCTGGCCGACGTGGTCGCGGTGATCGGCACGATCGACGTCGTGTTCGGGGAGGTGGACCGATGAGCGCGACGGAGAAGCAGGCGACCGCCGTGCTTTCGGCCCATCTGCGCGAGGAGATCGATCGCTGGGTGACACGTTTTCCGCCGGGCCGGCAGCGCTCGGCGGTGCTCACGGCGCTGCGCGTCGCACAACACGAGAACGGCGGCTACCTCACGCCCGAACTGATGGACGGGATCGCGGCCTACCTGGATATGCCCTCGGTCCAGGTCTACGAGGTCGCGACCTTTTATTCGATGTTCGAGACGTCACCCTGCGGGCGCCACCACGTCTCGATCTGCACCAATGTCTCCTGCATGTTGCGCGGCGGAAAC
Encoded here:
- a CDS encoding NADH-quinone oxidoreductase subunit C — protein: MNMRSERLAERIRARFGDDAELLHGVANELTLVVAPGELIETATVLRDEPGFEFAMLVELAAVDYLVYGLDEWKTRSATESGFSRGVVRGSPPVSPDTPKRFAVAYHLLSLSLNHRLRLRCYPAPGDPPRLPTVNDVWPAANWLEREAFDLFGVLFDGHPDLRRILTDYGFIGHPFRKDFPLIGQVQVRYDADEKRVVYEPVDIEPRTLVPRVIRDDHRYDPAMKD
- a CDS encoding NADH-quinone oxidoreductase subunit D yields the protein MAEIRSFTMNFGPQHPAAHGVLRLVLEMDGETIQKADPHIGLLHRATEKLAESKPFNQSIGYMDRLDYTSMMCNEHAYVLAIERLLGVEPPLRAQYIRVMFDEITRILNHLMWLGAHGLDIGAMTMFLYCFREREDLMDCYEAVSGTRMHATYYRPGGVHRDLPLEMPRYEGSRFRSKKATDKLNEARSGSLLDFIEDFTDRFPACVDDYETLLTDNRIWKQRTVNIGVVSPERAVALGFTGPMLRGSGIAWDLRKKQPYEVYSEMDFDIPVGTNGDCYDRYLVRVEELRQSNRIIRQCVRWLRENPGPVSIADQKIVPPRRVDMKDDMESLIHHFKLYTEGYCVPEGEVYAAIEGPKGEFGCYLVSDGANKPYRVKLRPPGFIHMAALDEMVRGHMLADVVAVIGTIDVVFGEVDR
- a CDS encoding NAD(P)H-dependent oxidoreductase subunit E, encoding MSATEKQATAVLSAHLREEIDRWVTRFPPGRQRSAVLTALRVAQHENGGYLTPELMDGIAAYLDMPSVQVYEVATFYSMFETSPCGRHHVSICTNVSCMLRGGNELLSHAEKTLGIKVGESTPDGRIFLKREEECLAACIGAPMAMVDHVYHENLTPEKLDELLEGLD